In a genomic window of Thermosynechococcus sp. CL-1:
- a CDS encoding NAD(P)/FAD-dependent oxidoreductase, translated as MQELLYLEVPTPDTAAVIHWLHHTFEPHIGTIAPKPSGGCWQVPEAPTELAIFLWSLQRTTYLKVMRWGERPFPQERACLQHLQQHLRLAFPLQPEVLPPWPAGKTIFEALVDRYPLTVKYFQRMPQGEADLERVYWWEQRWRQGVQQPTPPLPVLHTATTPCDPPRYDLVYVGGALGVIHAAVMARLGYRVLVIERLPFGRMNREWNISRMEFQSLIDLGLFTTAEFESLIAREYRDGFNKFFDATSPPHCRAPVLHTPTVLNIALDSAKFLHLCGEKLRQAGGEIWDWTEFETATIHSNGVVLQTQHRQTQEQRQAIARVLVDAMGTASPIARQLNGGRAYDSVCPTVGAIVKGIAPQVWDGDYGDVLFSHGDISRGRQLIWELFPGAGEERTIYLFHYHHIQPEFPGSLLELYEDFFTILPEYRRCDLDQLTWVKPTFGYIPGYFSHHRSDRAVAFDRVLAIGDAASLQSPLVFTGFGSLVRNLPRLTDLLDTALRHDLVQKQFLNQIRAYQSNTAVTWLFSRGMMVPSDRPLPPERVNATLNTFFGILGQESPELADRFIKDRAGWLPFNRMALRAAWQNPGLLWWIYEMVGVGDLLRWLQSYLSFSLDALYHALFGFWLPPLVRRCQPWLEPMAPQLWFWLLVQSYALSYSVGQPRLERPLTSLPTARVDQAVSPR; from the coding sequence CTGAGGCCCCCACGGAACTGGCTATTTTCCTGTGGAGCTTGCAGCGAACCACATACCTCAAGGTGATGCGCTGGGGAGAGCGGCCTTTCCCCCAGGAGCGGGCCTGTCTCCAACACCTTCAACAGCATTTGCGTTTGGCCTTTCCACTGCAACCTGAGGTGCTTCCTCCTTGGCCGGCTGGCAAGACAATTTTTGAAGCCTTGGTCGATCGCTATCCGCTGACCGTGAAATACTTCCAACGCATGCCCCAAGGTGAGGCGGATTTAGAGCGGGTTTATTGGTGGGAGCAACGCTGGCGCCAAGGGGTACAACAGCCCACGCCCCCGCTTCCAGTTTTGCACACTGCAACGACACCCTGTGATCCCCCTCGCTATGACCTAGTTTATGTGGGGGGTGCCTTGGGGGTGATCCACGCAGCGGTGATGGCGCGGTTGGGCTATCGGGTGCTGGTGATCGAGCGGTTGCCCTTTGGCCGCATGAATCGGGAGTGGAATATCTCCCGCATGGAATTTCAGAGTCTGATTGATCTGGGCTTGTTTACGACTGCGGAGTTTGAGAGCCTGATTGCCCGCGAGTACCGCGATGGCTTTAACAAGTTCTTTGATGCCACTAGTCCTCCCCATTGTCGGGCACCCGTACTGCACACCCCGACGGTTCTCAATATTGCCCTCGACTCAGCCAAATTCCTGCATCTATGTGGTGAGAAACTGCGCCAAGCGGGGGGTGAGATTTGGGATTGGACAGAATTTGAGACGGCCACGATTCATTCCAATGGTGTGGTTCTGCAAACCCAGCACCGCCAGACCCAAGAACAGCGACAGGCGATCGCCCGTGTCCTCGTGGATGCGATGGGGACTGCCTCCCCTATTGCTCGTCAACTGAACGGTGGTCGTGCCTACGATAGTGTGTGTCCGACGGTGGGGGCGATCGTCAAGGGCATTGCCCCGCAAGTTTGGGATGGCGATTATGGCGATGTGCTCTTTAGCCACGGTGATATTTCGCGGGGACGGCAACTCATTTGGGAACTGTTTCCGGGGGCAGGGGAAGAGCGCACGATTTATCTTTTTCACTATCACCACATTCAGCCAGAGTTTCCCGGCTCTTTGCTGGAACTCTACGAAGACTTCTTTACGATCTTGCCGGAGTACCGCCGCTGCGATTTAGATCAACTGACTTGGGTGAAGCCGACGTTTGGTTACATCCCCGGCTACTTTAGCCACCACCGAAGCGATCGCGCCGTGGCCTTTGATCGCGTCTTGGCCATTGGTGATGCCGCCTCACTGCAATCCCCCTTAGTATTTACTGGCTTTGGCTCGCTGGTGCGCAACCTGCCCCGCTTGACGGATCTACTGGACACCGCCCTGCGTCATGACCTTGTGCAAAAGCAATTTCTCAACCAAATTCGCGCTTATCAGAGCAATACAGCGGTGACATGGCTCTTTTCGCGGGGAATGATGGTGCCCAGCGATCGCCCCCTGCCCCCAGAGCGCGTCAATGCCACGTTGAACACCTTTTTTGGCATCCTCGGACAAGAATCCCCCGAATTGGCCGATCGCTTTATCAAAGACCGTGCGGGTTGGCTGCCCTTTAACCGTATGGCACTGCGAGCTGCTTGGCAAAACCCCGGCCTCCTTTGGTGGATCTACGAAATGGTGGGGGTTGGGGATCTGCTGCGTTGGCTGCAAAGCTACCTCAGTTTTAGCTTGGATGCCCTGTACCATGCCCTCTTTGGCTTTTGGCTGCCCCCCTTGGTGCGCCGTTGTCAACCGTGGCTAGAACCCATGGCACCGCAACTTTGGTTTTGGCTCTTGGTGCAAAGCTATGCCCTGAGTTACTCTGTGGGACAACCCCGTTTGGAACGACCCTTAACCTCCCTCCCCACTGCCAGAGTTGATCAAGCGGTTTCCCCTCGCTAA